cagGCCAGTCCTGTCAGGTCGTACGTCAGGGACACGCCACCCCCCCTCAAGCACAAAGACGACGGGTGTCCTCGCCTGTCTCCCGTTGACCTGCACTCACCTCCGGCCGCTCACATTGACTCAAATGCCCCCCCCGCTGCGTCCCGCCCTGACTGCTGTCATTTAGCACCCGTTGACCCCCATCTAACTGCTCCttgtgcgtccccccccccccgtgaacagGTGTTCTTCCCTACCTGCCGCTGGGCTCCTCCGGGGGGGGTCCAGGGAGGAGCCGCCTCGTCCCTCCTCTCCCTGGGGGGGCTGCAGGGATCAGACACACGGCTCCGGTCAGGTGGCCCCCGTTGACCAGCGTCCTCCCAGTGGTgtttctggagggggggggctctctggaGTCAACTGCTGGGACTCATCGCCTTCTTTCGCCTCGTCCATTGATTTCAGGAATGAGGGTCCTCCCCCAGCCgccgacccccacccccccctgaagAGAGACGCCCTTTCGCCCTTTTCAGGTCGTTCCGTGCCAACGGCGCCACTCGGGCTCTCGCCCGGCGACCTGCGTCCTCGTCCCAAACCTTCCGttgacctccccccctccagtgcGGCGGGTCCCGATGGGGGGGCGTGGCCTTGCTTAAACTCTGCCTTGAACCACGCGGCTTCACCCGTTGACCCTCATTCAAAACTACGCCGCTCCCACCAAGGCGCTGACGTCCCCCCGAAtcaccgctgccccccccgccctcggAGAGACTCTCGGCTCCCATTGGACGGCGGGGAGGGACAGTgggacacacacgcagactCTGCCACGTAGGGGACACAGGGACACGCGCCGGACAAAGAGGATGAAATGTTTTAAAGGACTTCAGATTTCTAATATTAAGggtttttttaacgtttttttgtgattttgtacattggaaaatataattaaaaatggTTAAAATTGCAGACAAATGTGTACAAATCAATTCTGATGTGTAATTAGTTTACATATCACATTCTTTTAATTGGGTTTTGTGTACTTTAAGGAATTAAACCATGCAATGCATCTTCCGCCTCATGGTGATGGTTGGTGATTGGTCCCATTGATAAGCCCGCCCACTTCAGAGCAACATAAGCCTCGCccccacctgtcaatcaaatgcTGAAATAGAACGTCAGGTAAAAGGCATTTGGATGAAACATCAAATATTTTAGGGgtgagggttttcttttttttaataaaagcttGATTTCCAGGCTCATGTTTTAGAACTAATGAAGATGTTGGTTTTAACACATAAACCTTAATGATTAGAACATCTGATCAGCTGATCTTCATTATTAAACATTCATCTAAACATCAGTTACTTCAGGAACTGAGCTGCAGGTCTGTTCCTCACCACCAGATGGAGCTCCTACCTGCTCCTCATCACTACTTCCTCCTCATCGCTACTTCCtatttcttcctcctcatcacttCATCCTGCTTCTTCCTCATTGCTTCCTCCTCATCactacttcctgcttcttcCTCATCACTACTTACTGCTTCCTCctcatcacttcctcctcctcatcactactaaggccgtttctcaatacctaagacggcgagaacggactcgcgttcccgcgagaatagactcgggaggactcgggagaacggagaacggtcatttccgcaattggaacagcagctgacttgatgacgtcaccacgtcagctggtcttgctaatacgtttttattttagtttttgacttaaacattttactactCAGTccgaaaattacattacgttacttaaaaaagtagtatttataaactttgacataaagttgtgtttattttcctctgtcgttgttgcctgttgctgaggtgaaatgcattctgggatatatggctctcacaagaacagacgagcctgctccgatgcattctgggtaaaatgggcggggcgagtcacatccgggtattatgaccgttctcggccagatgcggacttgagaattggaacagaactcgggctgcgactgatgacgtttcacgagtccacgagaaccaaagtccacacaagaacgcatattgagaaagtcCTCAGCTGTTCGGTGCCCATTGAGCTCAGATCTccgatgacctttgacctcaaaaCAGAGGTACAAAACAGACGAGACAATCGACCCAGTCGACTCCATCAGAATCAAACATTTGTCACCTGATCGAAGGTTATCAATGAAGTTATTAGAAAGATCATCTTCAACCAGAGGCACAAAAGAACCACAGTACTGAGTTAGCTTTAATGCTACTATTAGCCCTTGTGGTATTGGCTAGCTGTTGTTAGCTCCTGGGCTAGTTACTGGGTTAGCCTTTAAGCAGCATCTGAGCTAACTTTAGCTGATTAGTCTTGGAGCTACAAGTTCTTCCTGAAATAATTATTAATGTATTATCAATACATGTTTAATTTAGTTCACATGTTGGTAGATTTCATTACTATAGATTCCTATAGATCTCGAATTCACCATTTTTTATCCAATCAAATCGTATCGGTTTTCAGAAACCAAAATCATAATTAGCAATTAAACAACATCACGAGGACGTTTCAtccttttgttcatttaatgaaaGCTGCTTTATTCGAAGATTTATGACATACGTCAatcactgccccccctccctgctccccCCAGGCCACGCCCACATTCTGCAACATCGGTGCTGGGCCATTGTTAGCGCTGTTGCCGGGCAACATGCCGCACCGTCGTCAGGGACAACCagtcttctttctccctctctgataGGAACACCATTACTGAGATgacaaggtcacacacacacacagtaacacacacacacacagtaacacacacacacagtaacacacacacacacagtaacgcacacacacacacacacacacagtaacacacacacacagtaacacacacacacacagtaacgcacacacacacacacacacacacagtaacacacacacacgcagcttcCATCTTGTGGCAAGACATTTTCACGCAAACATATTGTTCATCTTCATggctgctctctctcacacacacagacacacacggacacactaacacacacacacacagacacactaacacacagacacacacggacacacacacacacgcagcattGTGTGATGCAATCACCTGACATCCACACTGTGTGCGTCCATCACTTTTTATTACAATTGATACACAAGGACGGATACAATGAGAACGAGCCCCGAATGTTTCCAGCCCGTCTGCGGCTGAGGTTCATCTTCTGGGGAGCATGAAGGTCTGAACCGGTGGTCCACGCAGGGATGAAGAATCAAAGGGTTGGAACCAGTAGAATCATGTGTAGCACACACGTGTATTAGTACACGTGGTGTACGGTTTAGTGTACACGTGGACATGGTGGCGTGCGTAGTATACGTAGAGTAAGGCGTGTACTTGGAGTACTCCGTAGTGTAGTATACGTAGAGAACCACAAAGAGATCTTTGAGATCATCAAGCTTTCACAAAGGTACCACAGAAGAACGAGTTGGACTCGACTGGTTGATATTTTGGGATGTTCTGCTCTCGGCCCACACGTCCTCCCAGAAGCTCACGGGCCACCGGACCTGGTTCTGAACTCTCTGCGGTCCGTTAGTCCGGAACGTTTGGGACTCGATGTTCCAATTAGGAGCCGATTTTTcacccaaaatgtttttaatcccAATCCTTCATTTTTACGtgaatacaaaaatacacaaagtgAGTTTTGTTTCCAGTCTGCTTTAGTTCGTATAAAACTGCACCCTGAGAACGTTAGAACTGTTGAACCTGCTCCTTTAGACAGAGGAGAGCATCAATAACCAGAGAAGCCAGGTTCCATGAGGGGGGGCAGCTCTGGACCTTCTAGAGAGTTAAGAAGCAGATCACAAACACATCCACCAAGGTGTCCACTGGGACAGGAGGAGGTAGACAGAAGAGACGCTAACAGTGATGTGGTAGTTGTAGTCCTGCTGTGGGACAGGTGTAGTCCTGCTGTGGGACAGGTGTAGTCCTGCTGTGGGACAGGTGTAGTCCTGCTGGGGGACAGGTGTAGTCCTGCTGGGGGACAGGTGTAGTCCTGCTGTGGGACAGGTGTAGTCCTGCTGGGGGACAGGTGTAGTCCTGCTGTGGGACAGCTGTAGTCCTGCTGTGGGACAGGTGTAGTCCTGCTGGGGGACAGGTGTAGTCCTGCTGTGGGACAGCTGTAGTCCTGCTGTGGGACAGTTGTAGTCCTGCTGGGGGACAGGTGTAGTCCTGCTGTGGGACAGGTGTAGTCCTGCTGGGGGACAGCTGTAGTCCTGCTGTGGGACAGTTGTAGTCCTGCTGGGGGACAGGTGTAGTCCTGCTGTGGGACAGGTGTAGTCCTGCTGGGGGACAGGTGTAGTCCTGCTGGGGGACAGGTGTAGTCCTGGGTCGACCCCCTCGCAGTGAAGTCTTTCCTTTGAGGTCAACTTGTCGTCCGGTTTTGGTCAAACTGTAAAAGGTTTTGTAATAAAACAGCAGAAGGTCCACACGAGGCCTAAATCCTGCGGGTGAGGCTGCGGAGGGGTTAGGAGGTTAGGAGGCTAGGAGGCTAGGAGGCAGAAGAGGCCATAGCTCCCTTGTTAGGGTTTTATTTCTGCCAATGAATGCAGAAGGTGTTCGGGTCACCTGGACTGTGACGAGAACATCGAGGCTACGAGGAGCTTCATCGGGTACCAACAACTCTCCTCAACATCTCGCCTCTGCTACCGGCCAGGTGACCAATGGGAGAGGAGCGATGCCCAAATACAGAGATGATGTCATTCTGTATTTCTGACAGGAAGTCCCCGCCTCCCCCACACACCATCCAGCCTGGGGCTCCAAACTGGTTCCAGGACTTAGTGTGGAATCCTAATCCTGGTTGACATCCAGAAGTCTGGAGTGATCTGCATTTGTAGTCCGGCGGTTACTTCCTGTTCCACATAAAGCGGCGCCGAGGCTAGAAGAACCAACGGAACGCCTCGCCATCCGTCCCGACCGGCGGGCGCTaacagaagagacagaaagaagacGTGAGACAGAGAAAAGGACTCAACAATCACAATGTGTCAACATTCTActtgtgtagtgaccagcagggggcgactcctcggctcccatagacgtctatgaggaaatgactctacttctgtgtagtgaccagcagggggcgactcctctgctcccatagacgtctatgaggaaatgactctacttctgtgtagtgaccagcagggggcgactcctctgctcccatagacgtctatgaggaaatgactctacttctgtgtagtgaccagcagggggcgactcctctgctcccatagacgtctatgaggaaatgactctacttctgtgtagtgaccagcagggggcgactcctctgctcccatagacgtctatgaggaaatgactctacttctgtgtagtgaccagcagggggcgactcctctgctcccatagacgtctatgaggaaatgactctacttctgtgtagtgaccagcagggggcgactcctctgctcccatagacgtctatgaggaaatgactctacttctgtgtagtgaccagcagggggcgactcctctgctcccatagacgtctatgaggaaatgactctacttctgtgtagtgaccagcagggggcgactcctctgctcccatagacgtctatgaggaaatgactctacttctgtgtagtgaccagcagggggcgactcctctgctcccatagacgtctatgaggaaatgactctacttctgtgtagtgaccagcagggggcgactcctctgctcccatagacgtctatgaggaaatgactctacttctgtgtagtgaccagcagggggcgactcctctgctcccatagacgtctatgaggaaatgactctacttctctcttgatttattccctcagtaaacattgtaaacatgagtttatggtctcagtctctagtttcaagtcttcttcaatgcagcatgatgttcatttagtgaatgatggtccatttagagtcaaacagaccatgaagatgatgattgacaggtctctatgtCCTTCTCAGATgacacctcctgcttgcaaACAACCTACATGCTGAAATGGAGGCTTCCGAAAcacgtcaccatgacgactTCTCATATTCAGCCTGCGGCAAAAAAGGTGATGTGTGacctgatgatgtcatttagGTTTGTACGTCTTTTTGTCTTcgtcttttctcttttcacaggagttcaatattttatttgttgcaGGGTAAATTTTCTGATTAAGTCATGTGACACAACGATGAGGCAAGAATGTGAAACCtgcttcgcacacacacacacacacacacacacacacacacacacacacacacacacacacacacacacacacacacacacacacacacacacacacacacatgccaccaGTATCCACAGGTCCAATTAGTGTGTAATTGAGGAAGATTATGGCTCTTAATTCACTCtcttacaatgtgtgtgtgtgtgtgtgtgtgtgtgtgtgtgtgtgtgtgtgtgtgtgtgtgtgtgtgtgtgtgtgtgtgtgtgtgtgtgtgtgtgtgatatattgAGTCATCAGTGAGGTTAAACGCTGGTATCAATAAATTATTGATCGGCCCTAATTCTtactacacacgcacacacagacacacacaataatcTCCATCCCTCGTTTTTTCACTCTGAATCAGTGGAGagttggtgtatgtgtgtgtgtgtgtgtgtgcgtgtgtgtgtgtgtgtgtgtgtgttggcagccTGCCAGACCCTGCAGGGATGGAGCTCTTGCTTTTCACCACCCGCCATCTGCAcagcgttcacacacacacccagcaggGAGCGACGCTTGCAGTCATCTGGGTTTCAGTGAGCCggcgcacacacagaaacacaaacacacacactcacctccagcgccccccctcctccccccggcttcttcttcagctcctcacaCTTCCTGAACTTGCAGATCTGGTGACCCGTCTTGCGGTTGCGGCAGGACGAGCAGACGCCGCAGTTGATGAGCCGTCTGCACGGGCTGCACACGCCGCAGCGCTTCCTCTTCCGCTTGGACGCGGCGCCCGCCGACGAGGACGAGAGGGCCACGCCCCCCGCCGTCACCCCCGACGacgagggtgaggaggaggaggggcagggggaggaggtggcgTGCTGCTGGCAGTCCGTCAGCGGCCGCTGGCCGCCGGTCATCTGGAAGGCGCTGGCGGCGGTGTCCGTGATCCCGGGCCCCGCCGACCCCATCGCCATGACGATCACCCCGGGGGGTAGTCCCAGCCCCCCCAGGAAGCTGCCACCCATCACCGCTCCCCCAGTGCAGCTCGCGCCCTCTGACAGGCCCATCATGTCCGGGTGGGCGTGTCCCTGTTTGCTCATGGCGCCGCAGTCCGCCCCGCTGCCGTAACCAGGGAGGAAGTTCCCGTTGCTAGGGGCCATGGGGTGATTGTGGGATGTTCCCTGGGCGACAGGAAGTGAGGAGGCGGCCTGTCCGTGTTTGTCCGCTCCCGCCCCCTCACTGCTCCCCCCgctcccgcctcctccctcccccgtcgCCGCGGCGCCCTGCTGCATGGTGGTGCTGTGGGGGTGCGATGAGGTGATGTGACCCGTCGTTGccgaggggtggtggtgggggtgggggtggtggtgatggtgggggtggtggtggtgcgtgTCCGGTTTGGGCCGGCCCCAGAACATGGCTGCCGGGTGGTTCATGTTTATGTTGTCGTGACAACTCCAAGGCGTCGTAGCCATGGCACCCAGCCTGGCAGCAGCAGGCGGGAACATGGGGGCGGCGGCCGCCAATCGCGCCGCCAGCTTGGCGGACTGAGGGAAGTTAGAGACgttcatgttcatgttgacGTTGGTCTTGTAGAAGCTGGCGATGGAGGAGCGGTACCGGTCCATCTCCGTGGTGTAGTCCAGCATCGGGGCCAGGCTGGACACCTTCAACACACATCAGATCAATACCTGATCCATGATCCACGTCACCTGATACGGGATTATTAACCGACGGTGGTCTTTCACAATCACAAAGGATGGCAACTAACCTGTCCTTGTCCACCGTAACCATGGTGATTCGGGTGAtggtgggagggggcggagcttcttTGCAGCATGGAGGAGAGGTCGCTCTCCACACAGACGCCACTCGTCATGCCTGACatgacctcacacacaaacacacacgggctCACAGCTGGTTCTGATTGGTCGACACGTTCTGCTCTGTGAAGAAAAACCAAGACGTGAACACATCAGGAATTAATCTGTTCATTTTGCACTAAGGCGCTATGCTAACACGCTATGCTAAGATGTTACGCCATGACTCTGATGCTATGCTAAGACGCTATGCTAGGATGCTATGCTAAGACGTTATGCTAAAACGTTGCCCCATGACACTATGAAACAATGGTATGCTAAGCCGCCATGCTAAAGCGCTATGTTAAGATGTTACGCCACGCCTCTGATGCTATGCTATGACGCTATGCTAAGATGCTATGCTAAGACCTTACGGCAGGTCGCTACCATAACATGCAAAGAAGCCTCGGCCATGATGCTATGCTAGCACACTGCTTTATGGTCCCACAAGTTGTGTTAAACATACGAGGTTATGAcacgttgttttcatgttgtgttaCAACACAGAGCCCCTGCCtttgtgaatgagtgtgtgaaACAAACACGTTGAGAAGATGTGTGAATTTGTGTGAAATGTGGGGGcgtgtgcacgtgcgtgtgtgcgcgtgcgtgcgtgtgcgcatgtgtTTATCCGTGGAAGGAAACAAAATGTGTGCAGCTCCCAGAGGGGGGAAGTGTCTGCGTgacgtgcgcgtgcgtgcgtgtgcgcagcgtgtgtgaaaatgtgtgtgcgctgcccccccccctcgagactAATTACCCGTCTGGTCAACCGGGCGCGAGCTCCGACAGAAGGTCACGGTGCCACCGGGCGCGacacattaccccccccccctcctccttccctccccccagGCACACTGCGCGATgctgcgggggggaggggggggggcgaccaaaatataaaaaacggCAGACCCGATAAGAGCGATAGGACCGGAACAGCGCGGGGAGCAGAAGATGGACGGCGCGTGCCGCGGCTACTTACCGGGccctcgaggaggaggaggcggaggaggaggagaggaaggagaaggagaaggagaccgTCTGGGAATTAGCCCGCCACGGATCATGGCTGGCggggaaggagacagagagaggagggggggcggggggggggggtgcaccgGGAGGGATTTGTCGGTCTGTCGgtactgaggaggggggggggcggtta
This sequence is a window from Pungitius pungitius chromosome 1, fPunPun2.1, whole genome shotgun sequence. Protein-coding genes within it:
- the LOC119221739 gene encoding SH3 and multiple ankyrin repeat domains protein 1-like, translating into MSGMTSGVCVESDLSSMLQRSSAPSHHHPNHHGYGGQGQVSSLAPMLDYTTEMDRYRSSIASFYKTNVNMNMNVSNFPQSAKLAARLAAAAPMFPPAAARLGAMATTPWSCHDNINMNHPAAMFWGRPKPDTHHHHPHHHHHPHPHHHPSATTGHITSSHPHSTTMQQGAAATGEGGGGSGGSSEGAGADKHGQAASSLPVAQGTSHNHPMAPSNGNFLPGYGSGADCGAMSKQGHAHPDMMGLSEGASCTGGAVMGGSFLGGLGLPPGVIVMAMGSAGPGITDTAASAFQMTGGQRPLTDCQQHATSSPCPSSSSPSSSGVTAGGVALSSSSAGAASKRKRKRCGVCSPCRRLINCGVCSSCRNRKTGHQICKFRKCEELKKKPGGGGGALERPPVGTDGEAFRWFF